DNA sequence from the Electrophorus electricus isolate fEleEle1 chromosome 19, fEleEle1.pri, whole genome shotgun sequence genome:
caaatagagAGCAAAGAGCCtctcattggataattactgcatgggtgattatgtttcagctggcaacaggtcatttaaccctaactgatgcggTGAATATATATGTTAATTAGAAAgataatctatttatttattattattattaactgaaTTTTACCTTCTAAATAAAATTAGGGCCATTAAGAGGCAGCAGGACATTATTACAGGGATGACTACGACAGTTGCCTTCAAAATCCAGAGTGGATCATTATTAGCACCTAtaaaaaaagggaaatggaataacttattaataaaaacaatatagtTAATTACTTTtgaaaatcaagaaaaacagacaaatatgtaaacattttgaatttctgactttaaaaacaatgtattGTCACAATGTTATGTCAAAGTAGAGCTGTCAATGTAGAGCTGTCAATGTAGAGCTATACAGAAGGCCAGAAGAGAGACACAGTACCATAATCCTCAGGTTCACTCCAGTCACTTGCTCCCTTGCCACATAAATAACTGTAATTCGCCTGCACTCGAACTGTGTATCTGCAGGCTTCATCGTATGGTACACGTACTGACCAATTGGAATGTTTATCTCCTGTATGCACTTGATCACCCTGTGACATAACAAACATACcgccattttaaaataaagaactgAATACAGATCCTATAGTAAGCCACATATAGAAAACATAGTAATCCAGTCACAATACAGTCATTTGGCAATATATTCTGGATTGGAATTTTATCATCAGGATTAAAATAGGTTCAGTGTTAAAAAGCTACATAGCTCTTTTTGTACTTTCACTAGCTACAATGTCATAGGTACAGCctcaatatatttttttgcagAACATTGCAGAATTGGAATGGAAAGGCAAAAGGTAAAAACGTATGTGCTGCATTTACCGAAAAATGAGcatgcagataaaaaaaaaagatctcacCTCACTGCATTTATTAATGTGAAAGATGTACAACCAACATTCTTCTTTGAAATCTGGACGGCTTGACTGAAAGACAAGAAGATCTCTGTCCCTAGTGATGTGAAGTTTGGGTGGCTGTGATGTCACTTTAGTTGGgtggaaacacaaacatattcaaCCCACATATTCAATACCATATAGAAAATCTGCTTTCAAATTTAGGTCCACACTCCTAAGTATATTGTTACTATGAACTTGAATATTGTTACAATAAACTGTTACTATTGACTTTAACGGGTTATTATAGTTATAGTTTCATTAAACTTTATTGATCACATTTAAGAGAAAGATAGATGACTATATTAGCTAAGATGCTGTAGTTTATGAAGGCTTATTTTCTAAATAGTGTATACAGTATAATTTTAGACAGTAAAATTAGTAACAATTCCAAAGAGCAATTCAATGAGGTAATACAGGCACAGTATTCACcaaatgtactgtatgtacacacacaacataaaatgactaaacaataaacatacaaagCGTAAGAACTACCATCAATTGGCTCTGGGAAAGATaaggagaaaagaaacaaatgccTACCAGATTCTCTTGggtttttcaaaaacatgttcCGAATGGGGCGGCCTTCATGCGTTCCGTTGAAAAGAATGTATAACCAGTCATATGAAAGAAAATCTTCACCATACAGGTGACACCCTGTCCTCATGGGGCCATTTCCAGTGTAGACGACACAGGGCTTTAGGCTGTCTTTTTTATCACTTAAAAAGACGCAGTAAGTGGAAGGATTTGTGGGTTTGTGCATGCAAGACTGAATGATCAATAGAAAACCAAAAATAGATAAGGAACAAGAATGATGAAGAAGAGAGATTCTTCTAGTCACTTCTCACCTATAAAAGAACTGGAGATCAGAAGTATTACTGATTAAATTCCAGGTACAGTTCATCTTCTTTTCAGCATAATAAACACAACTGATGTTCTTCACTGAATTTGAAAAGCAAAGTTGCAGTTTTTCTGTGTTACATGGCATACAAGTgtaaatcaaacattttttgggggggagagGGTATCTTTGAAACCACCACTTTTTTAAAGTGAGTGTTTTTAACATTACTGTAGCTTACTGAAGTACTATGTTACACTGGTGATCTAAATTAGTTAACTAAGCAGTAAGAGGTGGTTGCATTTACTAGGAAACTACACACTCAGTGgacactttattaggtacacctattCAAACACTGGCTCTACCCCTCTTTTGCCACTAGAATATACTCGACACTTCGTTAGATGCGTTCAAAATGGTGCTAGAAACATTCTTTGTACATCACACATTTCCTGCTGCTTTGTTTACTGTAAGAAGCTTCTCACGCTGCCTCATACCGAAGGTACTTGGTTGGATTGAGCCTCTGGGACTAAACAGGCTACTGCAGTAAAGGGATATCACTGATAAGTTTATGAAGCCAGTGTGAGATGATATGCACTTTATGGCATAAGGTATTATCTCAGCGGAAGCACTGATTTGAAAAAAGCATGGACTGTGACCATAAAGGTATGCATGTAGTCCGCAGGTCTTAGGCTGGATCTACGGATTCATGTTATTTACGTCAGACTCTGACATCtgaatgtcacagcagaaatccTGATTAATCAGACAAGGTTAACATTCTTCCCATCTTGCTTTGGTGATCA
Encoded proteins:
- the LOC113591205 gene encoding cytokine receptor common subunit gamma-like, which gives rise to MLRRYWEIFLIIYFSFMCVVVDTVSVHQPQHPSVSWETNHFSVTAQWSEPAVLDAGCKATYNVELYSMKCPPEKASYISEWPTQELNYTWHIYEVIDAKCVALHTIFQGCGNKTYSNQVYKDIPQPQVKNISCVYYAEKKMNCTWNLISNTSDLQFFYSDKKDSLKPCVVYTGNGPMRTGCHLYGEDFLSYDWLYILFNGTHEGRPIRNMFLKNPRESVTSQPPKLHITRDRDLLVFQSSRPDFKEECWLYIFHINKCSEGDQVHTGDKHSNWSVRVPYDEACRYTVRVQANYSYLCGKGASDWSEPEDYGANNDPLWILKATVVVIPVIMSCCLLMALILFRRYKDKILPKVPEPSLLFSDVFNDKNEGKITKDLHVDRIYVPSEEVVETTLHLEPKHLKA